A portion of the Mesoplasma entomophilum genome contains these proteins:
- a CDS encoding PP2C family protein-serine/threonine phosphatase: MRYKIQSLTDIGRVRKSNQDFLGYTENNEGCLFAIVCDGMGGHAYGELASKMAVETFIRLFEKSTFLEKSDNEINQWLRESVKQIIQEMKNHVDVFFETNDMGTTLTAVLFVEKKAFVINIGDSRTYRIKDGKLSQITVDQNLWNDKENREKRKEEIKNHLGPRFNEMTYWKVLTSALGPNKNTKIDTYLLTDNVGTFVLTTDGVHDYIDAETFTEILTSKRRLKAKAKEIIEYALNNFSTDNLSLLIVEMMGE; the protein is encoded by the coding sequence ATGAGATACAAAATTCAATCACTAACTGACATAGGTAGAGTTAGAAAATCAAATCAAGATTTTTTAGGATACACAGAAAACAACGAAGGTTGTCTTTTTGCTATTGTTTGTGATGGTATGGGTGGTCATGCTTATGGCGAATTAGCTTCTAAAATGGCAGTTGAAACATTTATTAGATTATTTGAAAAATCTACTTTTTTAGAAAAGAGTGATAATGAAATAAATCAATGATTGAGAGAGTCTGTAAAGCAAATAATTCAAGAAATGAAAAATCATGTTGATGTTTTCTTTGAAACTAATGATATGGGAACAACATTAACTGCTGTACTTTTTGTTGAGAAAAAAGCATTTGTTATAAACATTGGTGATTCAAGAACATACAGAATTAAAGATGGTAAGTTAAGTCAAATAACAGTTGATCAAAATTTATGAAATGATAAAGAAAATCGTGAAAAAAGAAAAGAAGAAATAAAAAACCATTTAGGGCCTAGATTTAACGAAATGACATATTGAAAAGTTCTAACAAGTGCTTTAGGACCAAATAAGAATACAAAAATCGATACTTATTTGCTAACTGATAATGTGGGTACTTTTGTCTTAACAACTGATGGTGTTCATGACTACATTGATGCAGAAACTTTTACTGAAATATTAACTTCAAAAAGAAGATTAAAAGCTAAAGCAAAAGAAATCATTGAGTATGCGTTAAATAATTTTTCAACTGATAACTTATCATTGCTAATTGTAGAAATGATGGGTGAATAG
- the trmB gene encoding tRNA (guanosine(46)-N7)-methyltransferase TrmB, protein MRLRNKPWVKEYLENNSIYLIKWDKESKINLADLFENTKQPVHLEIGCGKGNFITNHALKEENINFIGMEKEETVVGVALKKTLTEFKQKNREVTNLKYFNDFAEDLSDIFAPSSIDKIYLNFSDPWPKARHAKKRLTYRTFLDIYANIIKSNGILEFKTDNDGLFAFSLEEISENKNWELIYQTTDLYSDQTALKNNIPTEYETKFHNIGKNINKLIIKKTF, encoded by the coding sequence ATGAGATTAAGAAATAAACCTTGGGTAAAGGAATATTTAGAAAATAATAGTATATATTTAATTAAATGAGATAAAGAATCAAAAATTAATTTAGCTGATTTATTTGAAAATACAAAACAGCCTGTTCATCTAGAGATTGGCTGTGGTAAAGGTAACTTTATTACAAATCATGCGTTAAAAGAAGAAAATATTAACTTTATTGGAATGGAAAAAGAAGAGACCGTTGTTGGAGTTGCACTTAAAAAAACTTTAACAGAGTTTAAACAAAAAAACCGAGAAGTAACTAATTTAAAATATTTTAATGATTTTGCTGAGGATTTATCAGATATATTTGCGCCATCATCAATTGATAAAATTTATTTAAATTTTTCTGATCCCTGACCAAAAGCCAGACATGCTAAAAAAAGACTAACATATAGAACCTTTTTAGATATCTATGCAAATATTATTAAATCAAATGGAATTTTGGAATTTAAAACTGATAATGATGGCCTATTTGCATTTTCCTTAGAAGAAATTTCAGAAAACAAGAACTGAGAATTAATTTATCAAACAACAGATCTATATTCTGATCAAACTGCTTTAAAAAATAATATTCCAACTGAGTATGAAACTAAATTTCATAATATTGGAAAAAACATTAATAAATTAATAATTAAAAAAACCTTTTAA
- the mgtE gene encoding magnesium transporter, whose product MLKLDHIEEMLEKALEEKDVKKIRSISKEFQFVDFAEAMEQFESKKVLKIFRLLELEEAAEIFTYLDSEHQEYIIEAFTNTEIQEIMDELYTDDIIDLIDEMPSEVVKKILKATTKDVRKELNNILKYKEHTAGAIMSINFTELKADNTVEMAIKAIKRRHDDYDEIDDLFIIDEHNKLLGWIELKQLLINSPKTKLGTVMNSKIVNVNVEMDQEEVANYFKRYDINTLPVVNKNQQLVGIITVDDVIDVLVEESTEDIQNFAGIDADDVESDYFETSIFKMYKSRVVWLSILLLIGVITHVIMLLMFNLVEGLKDLPSGKEVIMMIPILIVLAGVSGNIANQSSLMMIRSLALNQVHKKEIKTIFGKELLVGFLLGITLAFINVIRLLIIYAVQEGGTINHSEWMVVLFSTLGILVVVMLANLLGILLPLLLKKIKKDPTIASSPLITSLVDILCVLVFIGFALIIV is encoded by the coding sequence ATGTTGAAACTAGATCATATTGAAGAAATGCTTGAAAAAGCTTTAGAAGAAAAAGATGTTAAAAAAATAAGAAGTATTTCTAAAGAATTCCAATTTGTAGACTTTGCAGAAGCAATGGAACAATTTGAAAGTAAAAAGGTATTAAAAATATTTAGATTATTGGAACTTGAAGAAGCGGCTGAAATTTTTACATACTTAGATTCAGAACATCAAGAATATATAATTGAGGCTTTTACTAATACTGAAATTCAAGAAATCATGGATGAACTTTATACTGATGACATAATTGACTTAATTGATGAAATGCCAAGTGAAGTTGTTAAAAAGATTTTAAAAGCAACAACAAAAGATGTAAGAAAAGAATTAAACAATATCCTTAAATATAAAGAACATACTGCAGGAGCCATAATGAGTATCAATTTTACTGAGTTAAAGGCAGATAACACAGTAGAAATGGCAATTAAGGCTATTAAACGTCGTCATGATGATTATGATGAGATAGATGACTTATTTATTATTGATGAACATAATAAATTATTAGGTTGAATTGAATTAAAACAATTACTAATTAATAGTCCAAAAACAAAACTTGGTACAGTAATGAATTCAAAAATTGTTAACGTTAATGTAGAGATGGACCAAGAAGAAGTTGCAAACTATTTTAAACGTTATGACATAAACACTTTACCTGTTGTTAATAAAAATCAACAATTAGTTGGTATTATAACTGTTGATGATGTTATTGATGTACTAGTCGAAGAATCAACTGAAGACATTCAGAATTTTGCAGGAATTGATGCTGATGATGTAGAATCAGATTATTTTGAAACAAGTATTTTCAAAATGTACAAGTCAAGAGTTGTTTGATTATCAATTCTATTACTAATTGGAGTAATTACTCACGTAATTATGTTATTAATGTTTAATTTAGTTGAAGGTTTAAAAGATTTACCATCGGGTAAAGAAGTAATTATGATGATTCCAATATTAATTGTTTTAGCTGGAGTATCAGGAAATATTGCTAACCAATCATCTCTAATGATGATTAGATCACTAGCCTTAAATCAAGTTCATAAAAAAGAAATTAAAACAATATTTGGAAAAGAATTATTAGTTGGATTCTTATTAGGCATTACATTAGCATTTATAAATGTTATTAGATTACTTATAATTTATGCAGTTCAAGAAGGTGGAACAATTAATCATAGTGAATGAATGGTTGTTTTATTTTCAACACTTGGAATACTTGTTGTTGTTATGTTAGCTAACTTATTAGGAATTTTACTGCCATTATTATTGAAGAAAATTAAGAAAGATCCAACAATTGCATCATCACCATTAATTACTAGTCTGGTTGATATTTTGTGTGTACTTGTATTTATAGGATTTGCATTAATTATAGTTTAG